One window from the genome of Lasioglossum baleicum chromosome 9, iyLasBale1, whole genome shotgun sequence encodes:
- the LOC143212381 gene encoding thioredoxin domain-containing protein 12, whose translation MINLIQCFKYLSAFNIVNLASQVIENANSNCILEHLFKWKSFDNGFREAKQTDKPIFLFVYKIGCPACEILKEKVSKSVRVMDLSERFVMIKMDARKDEFINKGRYQPDGKYVPRILFFTANGKLIKEAYNKRNDAKNNKHKYFYSNPSEVVESMLFVLKEYSTESMPAEFKWTKSNLEY comes from the exons ATGATAAATTTGATTCAGTGCTTCAAATATCTCAGTGCTTTCAATATCGTGAATTTAGCAAGTCAAGTAATAGAGAATGCAAACTCGAATTGTATCCTGGAGCATCTGTTTAAATGGAAATCTTTTGACAATGGCTTCAGGGAGGCTAAGCAAACCGACAaaccaatatttttattcgtttaCAAAATCGGATGTCCGGCGTGTGAAATATTGAAAGAGAAAGTTTCTAAATCTGTACGCGTGATGGACCTCAGCGAGCG ATTTGTAATGATAAAAATGGATGCAAGAAAAGACGAGTTTATAAATAAGGGAAGATATCAGCCTGATGGAAAATATGTTCCAAGAATTTTATTCTTCACCGCGAATGGAAAATTGATCAAAGAAGCGTATAATAAAAGGAACGACGCTAAGAATAATAAgcataaatatttttacagCAATCCCTCGGAAGTTGTAGAATCTATGTTGTTCGTTTTGAAGGAATATAGCACAGAATCCATGCCAGCAGAATTCAAATGGACAAAATCGAACTTGGAGTACTGA